A window from Pseudomonas campi encodes these proteins:
- a CDS encoding DUF5610 domain-containing protein, translating into MNGLASLSPSFSGSSPLNNQSGSRSAANNAQNTLANRLAERLGLQPGALNGKRDDFSPDKVTERVIGFIDQRLKREAAAGADPQELQAVLDQAREGVEKGFAEARKILEGMGVLQGQVAEDIDTTYDKIQAGLQGLQDGLLSTPAANSGGAVAVAGYSERFAAMAETFDMQVTTRDGDRLSISIAQASASWSQTSVAAASNGNGSALVASNQSGSMQIGAWQVTVEGELDAEERAALEDLFGQVQDLSSKFYAGDLAGAFDRAMQLDMDGTQLASMSLSLTQTSVRQATDAYSAVAEQGGQPASAVNGALVDYAQGLLDALRSANEIADDAKGTLQQLLDGGFSLDERFGESLLDKAKALNERLLDGLQGLLSPEADPVVA; encoded by the coding sequence ATGAATGGTCTGGCCTCGCTGTCACCCTCTTTCTCCGGCTCTTCGCCGCTGAATAACCAGTCCGGCTCGCGCTCTGCGGCTAATAATGCGCAGAACACGCTGGCCAATCGTCTTGCCGAACGCCTGGGCCTGCAGCCAGGGGCGCTGAATGGCAAGCGTGATGATTTCAGCCCAGACAAGGTGACGGAGCGGGTCATCGGCTTCATCGACCAGCGTCTGAAGCGCGAAGCAGCTGCGGGCGCAGACCCGCAGGAGCTGCAAGCCGTGCTCGACCAGGCCCGCGAAGGTGTGGAAAAGGGCTTTGCCGAGGCGCGCAAGATTCTCGAGGGGATGGGCGTGCTGCAAGGTCAGGTCGCCGAAGATATCGATACGACCTACGACAAGATCCAGGCCGGTTTGCAGGGCCTGCAGGACGGGCTGCTGTCCACCCCGGCCGCCAATAGCGGCGGTGCCGTGGCGGTGGCGGGTTACAGCGAGCGTTTCGCTGCTATGGCGGAAACCTTCGATATGCAGGTGACCACCCGTGACGGTGATCGACTGAGTATTTCCATCGCCCAGGCATCGGCCAGCTGGTCGCAGACGAGTGTAGCCGCGGCGAGCAATGGCAACGGTTCTGCGCTGGTGGCCAGCAACCAGTCCGGTAGCATGCAGATCGGGGCCTGGCAGGTGACAGTCGAGGGCGAGCTGGATGCTGAAGAGCGTGCAGCCCTGGAGGATCTGTTCGGTCAGGTACAGGACCTGTCCAGCAAGTTTTACGCGGGCGATCTCGCCGGTGCTTTCGATCGGGCCATGCAGCTGGACATGGATGGCACGCAATTGGCCTCGATGTCTCTGAGCCTGACCCAGACCAGTGTGCGCCAGGCTACCGATGCCTACAGTGCCGTGGCCGAGCAGGGTGGCCAGCCCGCCAGCGCAGTCAACGGTGCGCTGGTCGATTACGCCCAGGGTCTGCTGGATGCCTTGCGCAGCGCTAACGAGATTGCTGACGATGCCAAGGGCACTCTGCAGCAGTTGCTCGACGGTGGTTTCAGCCTCGACGAACGTTTCGGCGAGTCCCTGCTGGACAAGGCCAAGGCGCTCAATGAGCGCTTGCTGGATGGCCTGCAAGGCCTTCTGTCGCCTGAGGCCGACCCCGTCGTTGCCTGA
- a CDS encoding flagella synthesis protein FlgN has product MHDTNLLQLVTEDIDSAQQLLELIDAEYQALGQRDLSRLQEILASKLPLLSLLDQHSTARSKILLDQQLSADRAGLQALAARSPDGEILLARSDALNQLLSNCRDANQRNGRVIRANQASLTSVLGILRGGETPGLYDSRGGAARIGQQRPLSQA; this is encoded by the coding sequence ATGCACGACACCAATCTGCTCCAACTTGTCACCGAGGATATCGACAGCGCCCAGCAGCTGCTTGAGCTGATCGATGCCGAATACCAGGCCCTGGGTCAACGCGACCTGTCCCGCCTGCAGGAAATCCTCGCCAGCAAACTCCCACTGCTTAGCCTCCTGGATCAGCACAGCACCGCGCGCAGCAAAATTCTGCTCGATCAGCAGCTGAGCGCAGATCGCGCAGGCCTGCAGGCCCTGGCAGCACGCAGCCCGGATGGTGAGATACTGCTTGCCCGCAGCGACGCACTGAATCAGCTCCTGTCCAACTGCCGCGACGCCAACCAGCGCAACGGCCGCGTCATACGTGCCAATCAGGCCTCACTGACCAGCGTGCTCGGCATTTTGCGCGGCGGCGAGACACCGGGCCTCTATGACAGCCGTGGCGGGGCCGCTAGAATCGGCCAGCAGCGCCCGCTCAGCCAAGCCTGA
- a CDS encoding OprD family porin: protein MSTSPLARAVALATLGTSLTLPGLAQAAFIDDSKASLELRNFYMNRDFRQEGGNASNGHSKAEEWAQGFLLRYESGFTEGTVGFGVDAIGTLGLQLDSGQGTSGTGLLQLDRDTGQAQDSYGDLGATAKIRVSKSTLKAGTLMPKLPTVQANDSRLLPQSFQGGWLNSMEIDGLTFDGGQLSRVNQRDSSDHEVMTLTSGTARGFTGISGVTSDEFNFAGLSYKWNDQLTTAYNYGALDNLYQQHIVNATHLLPLADKQSLKTDLRFARSTDDGSSNVDNQAFGAMFTYALGFHSFGLGYQKMSGDTGYAYIGGTDPFLVNYVQIGDFAFKDEKSWQARYDYNFAGLGIPGLTFMTRYLNGDNVDRGAGLAEGKEWERNTDIAYVIQDGPLKNVGIKWRNATTRSNFGNDLDENRLILSYVLPLW, encoded by the coding sequence ATGAGCACGTCCCCACTCGCCCGCGCCGTGGCCCTCGCCACCCTAGGCACCAGCCTCACCCTGCCAGGCCTGGCCCAAGCCGCCTTCATCGACGACAGCAAGGCCAGCCTGGAACTGCGCAATTTCTACATGAATCGCGACTTCCGCCAGGAAGGCGGCAATGCCAGCAACGGCCACTCCAAGGCCGAGGAATGGGCACAGGGCTTCCTCCTGCGCTACGAGTCCGGTTTCACCGAAGGCACTGTCGGCTTTGGTGTCGACGCCATCGGCACACTGGGCCTGCAACTCGACTCTGGCCAGGGCACCAGCGGCACCGGGCTGCTGCAACTGGATCGCGATACCGGCCAGGCCCAGGACAGCTACGGCGACCTGGGTGCGACAGCGAAGATCCGCGTCTCGAAGAGCACGCTCAAGGCCGGCACCCTGATGCCCAAGCTGCCAACCGTGCAAGCCAACGACTCGCGCCTGCTGCCGCAAAGCTTCCAAGGTGGCTGGCTGAATTCCATGGAGATCGATGGCCTGACCTTCGACGGCGGCCAGCTGAGCCGGGTCAACCAACGCGATTCCTCCGACCATGAAGTGATGACCCTGACCAGCGGCACCGCTCGCGGCTTCACCGGCATCAGCGGGGTCACCAGCGACGAGTTCAACTTTGCCGGCCTGAGCTACAAGTGGAACGACCAGCTGACCACCGCCTACAACTACGGTGCTCTGGACAACCTCTACCAGCAGCACATCGTCAACGCCACCCACCTGCTGCCACTGGCTGACAAACAGAGCCTGAAGACTGACCTGCGCTTCGCCCGCTCCACTGACGACGGCAGCAGCAACGTCGACAACCAAGCCTTCGGCGCGATGTTCACCTACGCCTTGGGCTTCCACAGCTTTGGCCTGGGCTACCAGAAAATGAGCGGCGACACCGGCTACGCCTACATCGGCGGTACCGATCCGTTCCTGGTCAACTATGTGCAGATCGGCGACTTCGCCTTCAAGGACGAAAAGTCCTGGCAAGCCCGCTACGACTACAACTTTGCCGGCCTCGGCATCCCCGGACTGACCTTCATGACGCGCTACCTCAACGGCGACAACGTCGACCGCGGTGCCGGCCTCGCCGAGGGCAAGGAATGGGAGCGCAACACCGACATCGCCTACGTGATCCAGGACGGGCCGCTGAAGAACGTCGGCATCAAATGGCGCAACGCCACGACCCGCTCCAACTTCGGCAACGATCTGGACGAGAATCGCCTGATCCTCAGCTATGTGTTGCCGCTCTGGTAG
- a CDS encoding glutaredoxin family protein, giving the protein MIPECQLFGTLGCHLCEVAEAVLMPFVEHGLLVELVDIADREDWVEDYGLRIPVLRRCDNGAELDWPFEAEQVAHFLR; this is encoded by the coding sequence ATGATTCCCGAATGCCAACTTTTCGGCACCCTGGGCTGCCACCTCTGTGAGGTGGCAGAAGCAGTGCTGATGCCTTTCGTTGAACACGGCCTGCTGGTCGAGCTGGTGGATATCGCCGATCGCGAAGACTGGGTCGAAGACTATGGTCTGCGTATCCCCGTGTTGCGCCGCTGCGACAACGGCGCCGAGCTGGATTGGCCATTCGAGGCCGAGCAGGTGGCGCACTTCCTGCGTTAG
- a CDS encoding glutamine synthetase family protein, translated as MTTDGCSSLLERLTGINEVECVTPDLNGVPRGKVMTAEGFLEGRRLQLARGVLLQCIMGGYPPARFYGSDDGDLQLSSAPERVFCLPWSNPPRAMAICDADELDGRSSGLSTRGLLKRVLAAYAEHGWEPVVATELEFFIFDKHSDPCQPFQPPVGLDGCRESGCSAFSVSSANGLRPFLDEVYSSMAALGLPRDTFMHEMGVSQFEINLLHGDALLIADQTFLFKHLLREVGLKHGLNVVFMAKPLAHTPGSSMHIHQSVVEQVAGRNIFTDAVGEATPAFYHFIGGQQAALAEFALLFAPNVNSYQRFCHPYASPNNACWSNDNRAAGLRIPASAPVARRVENRLPGADANPYLALAASLAAGLHGLREQVQPTAPIQGEFEVPEGQSLPCTLHAALVRLQGSQLAREWFGQEFIEGYIASKTLELSSFLDEITPWERRVLAGQV; from the coding sequence ATGACCACCGACGGCTGCAGTTCGCTCCTAGAGCGCTTGACCGGCATCAACGAAGTTGAATGTGTAACCCCGGACCTGAATGGCGTGCCGCGAGGCAAGGTCATGACAGCCGAGGGTTTTCTCGAAGGGCGTCGGCTGCAGCTGGCCCGTGGGGTGTTGCTGCAGTGCATCATGGGCGGTTACCCGCCCGCACGCTTCTACGGCAGTGATGATGGCGACCTGCAGCTCAGTAGCGCGCCGGAGCGGGTGTTCTGCTTGCCCTGGAGCAATCCGCCAAGGGCCATGGCGATCTGTGATGCGGACGAGCTGGATGGACGCAGCTCCGGCTTGTCTACCCGCGGCCTGCTCAAGCGAGTCCTGGCGGCGTATGCCGAGCACGGCTGGGAGCCTGTGGTGGCTACCGAGCTGGAGTTTTTCATCTTCGACAAGCACAGCGACCCCTGTCAGCCTTTTCAGCCGCCCGTGGGCCTGGATGGGTGCCGCGAGAGCGGCTGCTCTGCGTTCAGTGTGTCATCTGCCAACGGGTTGCGGCCGTTCCTCGATGAGGTCTACAGCAGCATGGCGGCCCTGGGGTTGCCGCGCGATACCTTCATGCATGAAATGGGCGTCAGTCAGTTCGAGATCAATCTGCTGCATGGCGATGCCTTGCTGATCGCCGATCAGACCTTCCTGTTCAAGCACCTGCTGCGCGAAGTAGGGCTCAAGCATGGCCTCAATGTGGTGTTCATGGCCAAGCCGCTGGCGCATACGCCCGGCAGCTCGATGCATATTCACCAGAGTGTGGTCGAGCAGGTGGCGGGGCGGAATATCTTCACCGATGCCGTCGGCGAGGCGACACCAGCGTTCTATCACTTCATTGGCGGGCAGCAGGCAGCGCTGGCCGAGTTTGCCCTGCTTTTTGCGCCCAACGTGAACTCCTACCAGCGTTTCTGTCACCCCTACGCGTCACCGAACAACGCCTGCTGGTCGAATGACAACCGTGCGGCGGGTTTGCGCATCCCGGCCAGCGCACCGGTGGCGCGGCGGGTGGAGAACCGTCTGCCGGGTGCGGATGCCAACCCCTACCTGGCCTTGGCGGCAAGCCTGGCTGCCGGGCTGCATGGCCTGCGCGAGCAGGTGCAGCCGACTGCGCCGATTCAGGGGGAGTTCGAGGTACCGGAAGGGCAGAGCCTGCCGTGCACCCTGCATGCGGCACTGGTGCGCCTGCAAGGCAGTCAGTTGGCGCGGGAGTGGTTTGGTCAGGAGTTCATCGAGGGCTATATCGCCAGCAAGACGCTGGAGCTGAGCAGCTTCCTCGATGAGATAACCCCGTGGGAGCGTCGCGTGCTGGCGGGGCAGGTTTAG
- a CDS encoding flagellar brake protein, translated as MSNAFNEEDGPQPPKVLTAPLEVFANLRLLQQSHDPLIITFKDRSQRFQSYLIEVNRERGVLAFDELVPNDGERFFAAGETFHVEALHDGVRIAWECEDPVKIGDLQGARCYWGHLPERIIYHQRRNAFRAHLSAGQLLSVELSGSKLTPALKGQVLDISATGCKLRFQGDITSRLQPGQVYEGLRIQLPFGAMTTSAELRHLYFDEKTGMSFTGMRFYRMSGLEQRQVERFVYQLQREARRSDD; from the coding sequence GTGTCCAATGCATTCAACGAGGAAGATGGCCCACAACCTCCCAAGGTGCTCACCGCGCCCCTGGAAGTCTTTGCCAACCTGCGCCTGCTGCAACAGAGCCACGACCCGCTGATCATCACGTTCAAGGATCGCAGCCAGCGCTTTCAGAGCTATCTGATCGAGGTGAATCGCGAGCGCGGCGTACTGGCCTTCGACGAACTGGTGCCAAATGACGGCGAACGGTTTTTCGCTGCCGGCGAGACCTTTCACGTCGAAGCCCTCCACGACGGCGTGCGGATTGCCTGGGAATGCGAAGACCCGGTAAAGATTGGTGACCTACAAGGTGCCCGCTGTTACTGGGGGCATCTGCCAGAGCGGATCATCTACCATCAGCGGCGCAATGCATTCCGTGCCCACCTCAGCGCCGGCCAACTGCTCAGCGTAGAACTATCCGGCAGCAAGCTGACGCCAGCCCTCAAGGGGCAGGTACTGGATATCTCCGCCACCGGCTGCAAACTGCGCTTCCAGGGCGACATCACTTCACGCCTGCAACCGGGCCAGGTGTATGAAGGCTTGCGCATACAATTGCCGTTCGGCGCGATGACCACCTCGGCAGAGTTGCGTCACCTGTACTTCGATGAAAAAACCGGCATGAGCTTCACCGGCATGCGCTTCTACCGCATGAGCGGCCTGGAGCAACGCCAGGTTGAACGTTTCGTCTACCAGCTGCAGCGCGAGGCCCGCCGCAGCGACGATTAG
- the flgM gene encoding flagellar biosynthesis anti-sigma factor FlgM — MVIDFNRLNNATTPANAGRTGSTQSSGRNEAVNNQPTALPTAEEQASTAKTGESVQLSREAQQLQKVSDKLRDLPTVDKERVAKLKQAIAEGSYQVDNQRVAGKLLDFESQR, encoded by the coding sequence ATGGTTATCGACTTCAACCGGCTGAACAATGCCACCACACCCGCCAATGCAGGGCGGACCGGTAGCACCCAGTCCAGCGGCCGTAACGAAGCCGTAAACAATCAGCCCACCGCCCTGCCGACTGCTGAAGAGCAGGCCAGCACGGCGAAAACCGGCGAGTCCGTACAGCTCAGCCGCGAGGCTCAGCAGTTGCAAAAAGTCAGCGACAAGCTGCGCGACCTGCCGACCGTCGATAAAGAACGCGTGGCCAAACTCAAGCAAGCGATTGCCGAGGGCAGCTACCAGGTCGACAACCAGCGCGTTGCCGGCAAACTGCTCGATTTCGAATCCCAGCGCTAG
- a CDS encoding monovalent cation:proton antiporter family protein: protein MFADLLIILACSLVVIALFRRLRLPPVLGYLCVGLLIGPTALNWISHSQDLPRLAELGVVFLLFTLGLEFSLPRMLALRHTVFGLGSAQVLLCGAALSGTLYLFGLSAAIAGLLGLGLALSSTAIVSKELSSLGEIFSGHGQNAIGVLLFQDLVAVLLLTLVPAIAGSSDDPWYWALPLTLGKTALLFFGLLLASRWLLPKLFHEVAEAHSAELFVMLALVIVLLTAWLTHLLGLSMALGAFLAGMLLGESHYRHQIEADIRPFRDILLGLFFVSVGMLIDLRLFAEHGWTILGVTLSLLAIKGLLIAALVKLRGEDGETAWRTGLSLAQAGELFFALVALMHQVKLLDERSGSLLLAAAFCSMALTPLLMRSAPLLARRLHAGTSRQSQIEEIARSSSELRGHVVICGYGRVGQSIARFLQREHLPFIALDDDPVRVEEACAGEENVHYGDSRRRELLEAVDIARARLVVVAVDKADAALAIVEQVRLQCATLPILVRTRDDSRLAELQAAGATEVVPEVLESSLMLASHALVLLGVAEHRVQMHMDEVRRSRYRLLHGFYHGAQANLLDAQGQPRVLLHAVNLPTSAHGCGQHLQSLALEALGLEVQAVRRDGNNLSLDSDPLLQEGDAVLLSGPLQAIEAGESRLLGGND from the coding sequence TTGTTCGCCGACCTGCTGATCATTCTCGCCTGCTCACTGGTGGTTATCGCCCTGTTTCGCCGCCTGCGCCTGCCACCAGTACTCGGCTATCTGTGTGTCGGCTTGCTGATCGGGCCGACAGCATTGAACTGGATCAGTCACTCGCAAGACCTGCCCCGCCTGGCCGAACTGGGCGTAGTGTTCCTGTTGTTCACCCTGGGCTTGGAGTTTTCCCTGCCGCGCATGCTCGCCCTGCGCCATACCGTGTTCGGCCTGGGCAGCGCGCAGGTGCTGCTGTGTGGCGCCGCCTTGAGTGGCACGCTGTATCTGTTCGGCCTTTCAGCGGCCATTGCAGGGCTGCTGGGGCTGGGCCTGGCGCTGTCATCCACGGCCATCGTCAGCAAGGAGCTGAGCAGCCTGGGTGAGATATTCAGCGGCCACGGGCAGAACGCGATCGGCGTGCTGCTGTTCCAGGACCTGGTTGCCGTACTGCTGCTGACCCTGGTGCCCGCCATCGCCGGTAGCAGTGACGATCCCTGGTACTGGGCCCTGCCGCTGACCCTGGGCAAGACCGCCCTGCTCTTTTTCGGCCTGTTGCTGGCCAGTCGCTGGCTGCTGCCGAAGTTGTTCCACGAAGTCGCCGAGGCTCATTCGGCGGAACTCTTCGTCATGCTGGCCCTGGTCATCGTCCTGCTGACTGCCTGGCTCACCCACCTGCTCGGGCTGTCCATGGCACTCGGCGCCTTTCTCGCTGGCATGCTGCTCGGTGAGAGCCATTATCGCCACCAGATCGAAGCGGATATCCGCCCCTTCCGCGACATCCTCCTCGGTCTGTTTTTCGTCAGCGTGGGCATGCTGATTGATCTGCGCCTGTTCGCCGAGCATGGCTGGACAATTCTCGGCGTGACCCTCAGCCTGCTGGCCATCAAAGGTCTGCTGATCGCAGCACTGGTCAAGCTACGCGGTGAGGATGGCGAAACCGCCTGGCGCACAGGACTGTCCCTGGCCCAGGCTGGCGAACTCTTCTTCGCCCTGGTTGCCCTCATGCATCAGGTAAAACTGCTGGATGAGCGCAGTGGCAGCCTGCTCCTGGCCGCCGCCTTCTGCTCGATGGCACTCACGCCCCTGCTCATGCGCAGCGCCCCGCTGCTAGCCAGGCGCCTGCACGCCGGCACGAGCCGGCAAAGCCAGATCGAAGAAATCGCCCGCAGTAGCAGCGAACTCCGCGGCCACGTAGTGATCTGCGGCTATGGCCGGGTTGGCCAGTCGATTGCGCGCTTTCTGCAGCGCGAGCATCTGCCGTTTATCGCCCTCGATGACGACCCGGTACGCGTCGAGGAAGCCTGTGCCGGTGAGGAGAACGTGCACTACGGCGACTCACGCCGCCGCGAACTGCTCGAAGCGGTCGACATCGCCCGGGCGCGCCTGGTGGTGGTGGCGGTAGACAAGGCTGACGCGGCCCTGGCGATAGTCGAGCAGGTACGCCTGCAATGCGCCACCTTGCCGATTCTGGTGCGCACCCGCGACGACAGCCGGCTGGCAGAACTGCAGGCCGCGGGCGCCACCGAAGTGGTGCCGGAAGTCCTGGAGTCGAGCCTGATGCTGGCCTCCCACGCCCTGGTACTGCTGGGCGTAGCCGAGCATCGGGTACAGATGCACATGGATGAAGTGCGCCGCAGCCGCTATCGCCTGCTGCACGGCTTCTATCATGGCGCCCAGGCCAACCTGCTGGATGCCCAGGGTCAACCACGGGTGCTGCTGCATGCGGTAAACCTGCCGACCAGTGCCCATGGCTGCGGCCAGCACCTGCAAAGCCTGGCCTTGGAAGCACTGGGCCTGGAAGTACAGGCCGTACGCCGCGATGGCAACAACCTGTCACTAGACAGCGACCCGCTACTGCAGGAAGGCGATGCGGTACTGCTCTCTGGCCCGCTGCAGGCGATCGAAGCCGGAGAGTCGCGTCTGCTGGGCGGAAACGATTGA
- a CDS encoding ammonium transporter, translating into MENLNSAVETLIHGSNTLFILLGAIMVLAMHAGFAFLEVGTVRHKNQVNALSKIISDFAVSALAYFFVGYWVAYGVTFLEPASVLTAGSGYGLVKFFFLLTFAAAIPAIISGGIAERAKFGPQICATVLIVAFVYPFYEGLIWNGNFGFQAWLTEQFGAAFHDFAGSVVVHAVGGWLAFGAVILLGRRDGRYREGRLVAFAPSNIPFLALGSWILIIGWFGFNVMSAQTLGSISGLVAVNSLMAMVGGTVAALLIGRNDPGFLHNGPLAGLVAVCAGSDLMHPVGALATGAIAGALFVWAFTATQVKWKIDDVLGVWPLHGLCGVWGGIACGIFGQQALGGLGGVSMISQLLGTALGVLVALAGGFLIYGVLRLVVGIRLSQEQEFYGADLSIHKIGATTQD; encoded by the coding sequence ATGGAAAACCTCAACAGTGCCGTGGAAACCCTGATCCACGGCTCCAACACCCTGTTCATCCTGCTGGGCGCGATCATGGTGCTGGCCATGCATGCGGGCTTCGCTTTCCTTGAAGTGGGCACGGTGCGCCACAAGAACCAGGTCAACGCGCTGTCGAAGATCATTTCCGACTTCGCCGTCTCGGCTCTGGCGTACTTCTTCGTCGGCTACTGGGTGGCCTATGGCGTCACCTTCCTCGAACCGGCTTCGGTGCTGACCGCCGGCAGCGGCTACGGACTGGTCAAGTTCTTCTTCCTGCTGACCTTTGCTGCAGCGATTCCGGCGATCATCTCCGGGGGGATCGCCGAGCGCGCCAAGTTCGGCCCGCAGATCTGCGCCACGGTGCTGATCGTGGCCTTCGTCTATCCCTTCTATGAGGGGCTGATCTGGAACGGCAATTTCGGTTTCCAGGCCTGGCTGACCGAGCAGTTCGGCGCGGCTTTCCATGATTTTGCCGGTTCGGTGGTGGTGCATGCGGTCGGCGGCTGGCTGGCCTTCGGCGCGGTGATCCTGCTCGGGCGGCGTGATGGCCGCTATCGCGAGGGTCGCCTGGTGGCGTTCGCGCCGTCGAACATCCCATTCCTGGCGCTGGGCTCGTGGATCCTGATCATCGGCTGGTTCGGCTTCAACGTGATGAGCGCACAGACCCTGGGCAGCATCAGCGGCCTGGTCGCGGTCAACTCGCTGATGGCGATGGTCGGCGGTACCGTGGCGGCCCTGCTGATCGGTCGCAATGACCCGGGCTTCCTGCACAACGGCCCGCTGGCTGGCCTGGTGGCGGTCTGCGCGGGTTCGGACCTGATGCATCCGGTCGGCGCATTGGCCACTGGCGCGATTGCCGGTGCGCTGTTCGTCTGGGCGTTCACCGCGACCCAGGTGAAGTGGAAAATCGACGACGTGCTCGGGGTTTGGCCGCTGCATGGCCTGTGCGGCGTATGGGGTGGGATTGCCTGCGGCATCTTCGGCCAGCAGGCGCTGGGCGGCCTGGGAGGCGTCAGCATGATCAGCCAACTGCTGGGTACGGCACTGGGTGTGCTGGTGGCGCTGGCGGGTGGTTTCCTGATCTACGGGGTCTTGCGCCTGGTAGTGGGCATTCGCCTGAGCCAGGAACAGGAGTTTTACGGTGCCGATCTGTCGATCCACAAGATTGGCGCTACGACCCAGGACTGA
- a CDS encoding TetR/AcrR family transcriptional regulator, whose protein sequence is MASSKREQLITTAQELFYRVGYHATGIDRILAESGVAKMTLYKHFRSKDELILAVLAARQQVMLEQLQALRLNLPPREALLATFDGLHAWIHQEDFCGCSFINAAAEFQAREHPIHRQAAQVKAEFADHFRQLLQAMAVAQPQQLANQLQFLLEGALSMAHLQGPADQAQEAKAAAEALLALAGA, encoded by the coding sequence TTGGCATCGAGCAAACGCGAGCAATTGATCACTACCGCCCAAGAGCTGTTCTATCGGGTGGGCTATCACGCCACCGGCATTGATCGAATTCTGGCCGAGTCCGGGGTGGCGAAGATGACCCTGTACAAGCACTTCCGCTCCAAGGATGAGCTGATTCTGGCTGTGCTGGCTGCGCGCCAGCAGGTGATGCTCGAGCAGTTGCAGGCGCTGCGCCTCAACCTGCCGCCGCGTGAGGCGCTACTGGCGACCTTCGATGGCCTGCATGCCTGGATCCATCAGGAGGATTTCTGCGGCTGCAGCTTCATCAACGCGGCGGCCGAGTTCCAGGCGCGCGAGCATCCCATTCACCGCCAGGCGGCGCAGGTCAAAGCGGAATTTGCCGACCACTTCCGGCAATTGCTACAGGCCATGGCGGTTGCTCAGCCACAGCAACTGGCCAATCAGTTGCAGTTCCTGCTGGAGGGCGCCTTGAGCATGGCGCACCTGCAGGGTCCGGCTGATCAGGCGCAGGAGGCCAAGGCCGCTGCCGAGGCGCTGCTCGCTCTTGCCGGCGCCTGA
- a CDS encoding MBL fold metallo-hydrolase yields MRALAILLLSSLSLISLPTHAAGLRFALVKTAETETRDAFTIEDGAWGEKVIANHVAVLIEHHAATLLLDTSLGRQVDQQFDAEMPWWDKPLLQYGTVTPVRDQIERDGIRIDRILLTHTHWDHASGLADFPEVPVWAPYEEIEFSQISTPPAVLPSQFKHPIKWVPFTFAAHPFMGFEQSHDLFGDGSLVLVPLTGHTPGSVGLFLTLDDGRRFFFTGDASWRLEGFTGPKEKFWISRRMVDNDREGTRAQLEKVHQLLQREPNLQVIPAHDEAVQRKLGYYPQWVE; encoded by the coding sequence ATGCGTGCCCTGGCCATTCTCCTGCTCAGCAGTCTCAGCCTCATCAGCCTTCCTACGCATGCCGCCGGCCTGCGCTTTGCCCTGGTCAAGACCGCCGAGACCGAAACCCGCGACGCCTTCACCATCGAAGACGGTGCCTGGGGCGAGAAGGTGATCGCCAACCATGTTGCCGTGCTGATCGAACATCACGCCGCCACCCTGCTGCTCGATACCTCGCTCGGCCGCCAGGTCGACCAGCAGTTCGACGCGGAAATGCCCTGGTGGGACAAGCCCTTGCTGCAGTACGGCACGGTCACCCCCGTGCGCGATCAGATCGAGCGCGACGGCATCCGCATCGACCGCATCCTGCTCACCCACACCCACTGGGACCATGCCTCCGGCCTGGCCGACTTCCCGGAAGTGCCGGTCTGGGCACCCTATGAAGAGATCGAGTTCAGTCAGATTTCCACCCCGCCGGCCGTATTGCCCAGCCAGTTCAAACACCCGATCAAGTGGGTACCGTTCACCTTCGCTGCCCATCCGTTCATGGGCTTCGAGCAGAGCCACGACCTGTTCGGTGACGGCAGCCTGGTGCTGGTTCCGCTGACCGGCCATACCCCCGGCTCGGTCGGCCTGTTCCTCACCCTGGACGACGGCCGCCGCTTCTTTTTCACCGGCGATGCCAGCTGGCGCCTGGAAGGCTTCACCGGGCCCAAGGAGAAATTCTGGATCAGCCGCCGCATGGTGGATAACGATCGCGAGGGCACCCGCGCGCAACTGGAAAAAGTCCACCAGCTGTTGCAGCGCGAACCCAACCTGCAGGTGATCCCCGCTCACGATGAAGCCGTGCAGCGCAAACTCGGTTACTACCCGCAGTGGGTGGAGTGA